The DNA region TAAATTTAATGTCGTTAGTGAAAAACGTAAAAATGGAAAGTCAGGAAAGTCAATATGAAGATGAGTATATATATATAAAAATCATTGATGGCATAATTTGCTGTGAGACAAAAAAAGAAATGATTATAACCTACGAATTTGCTGAGCTTGCTATAAATAAAAGGATAAATATTTGCGGGAACCATTACTATCCATTACTTAACGATGTCCGCAAAGTAAAATATATTACCAAAGATGCTA from Sporocytophaga myxococcoides includes:
- a CDS encoding DUF7793 family protein, whose product is MSLVKNVKMESQESQYEDEYIYIKIIDGIICCETKKEMIITYEFAELAINKRINICGNHYYPLLNDVRKVKYITKDAMQLLNSDKGTCYLTAGAFIIKSKAQEIFGNFFIKFKAHKVPAKLFTDKTKALQWLQQYKVS